The Oreochromis niloticus isolate F11D_XX linkage group LG4, O_niloticus_UMD_NMBU, whole genome shotgun sequence DNA segment tttctcaataactttatccctgacctgtctggtgtgttctttggacttcgtggtgttgttgctcccaatattctcttagacaacctctgaggccgtcacagagcagctgtatttgtactgacattagattacacacaggtgcactctatttagtcattagcactcatcaggcagtgtctatgggcaactggctgcactcagaccaaagggggctgaataattacgcacaccccactttgcagtgatttatttgtaaaaaaatgtttggaatcatgtatgattttcgttccacttctcacgtgtacaccactttgtgttggtctttcacctggaattccaataaaattgattcatgtttgtggctgtaatgtgacaaaatgtaggaaagttcaagggggccgaatacttttgcaagccattGTATCCTAGAGAGTTCTGTCCTGAAATGTACTGCCATTACTCACCGGTCTTAAAAAACCAAAGTGCTGCTGTGTTGCTTTTAGATTCAGAAAATCAATTTTCTAGAAAATTCAAAGGCAGTTCTTAATGTTTGCCTTCAGCTGGAAGAAATTAGCTTTTACAATggaatttatttgtttctcaaatgaAAAACTAAAGGTTGAAAAGCACTAAAATGGCAGTCACCCGAGGCAGCAATTAATAAAAGAtcattaaaaacctttaaaaacacagtttcagCGTAGATGTttgaaaccagactgaaatatttcaAGGATGTCATTCAATCCCAGAACAGCCTGGAGCCGAAGTAAGACAACCCTCTCCTGGACTTTGGACAGAAAAGGACGTTTAATGAGATTGGCCTAAAATCTGAAAGACCTGTTGCATcaagatttgttttttgtcatgtcCAATAATGTCaaagacatctttaaaaagaCAAGTGGGGATAATGTTGAGGTGACACATAGAGGGCTTCAGATATTCTAAATCCTGAGGAGAGTCTTTATTCCCTTTCAGCTCCCAAATAACTTGCTGCTACTTTAATTGCTCAGAATGAATAGTTAATGCACGTAGCAGTAAATGATAGATGAAATGAGGTGGACATTATTTTTGGCAGTTTAAGTCCTTTGTACATCAAAAACAACTCTTCTTTACAGAAGAAGCCGCCACAGCACATCAGTTGGGTCGAGTTCTGGATGTTAACTGTACCAGTTGTAAcaacttgatttttttctttctcagccattgtgttgtagatttgctggtgtgtttggCATCACTGAACAAGTTGAACCTCTTTGCCTCAACAAATACCTACATTTAAATTCAACAGGGTTCTGGAAAACATTCCTTAttgattttggtccatattgacatgacagcatcacacagttggctgcacatccatcatCCGTCATGAAATGAACTCTGGTGACTGTAGAGACCATTTTAGTAAACAGAATTCACTgtgatgttcaagaaaccagtgtTTGATTTGAGCTTTGAGACATGGAGTTCTATCCTGGTAAAACCAACCATCAGATAGTGAGTACTATGGTCATCCATGgatccattctcttccgcttcGCCAATTCAGAGTTGCCGGGGGGAATGAATAATGAGTTATAACCACTTATATCATTATGCTAAATATAATAATCATctccacacaaaaacacacaaaacattgTTCTCTCAGGTGTCCTGTGGCAGGTTTATTACCACAGAGTTTAAAATAAAGCAGGTCCAGTATCTGTGCATTTGTATCCAAAAGCCTAAAAGCAAAGAGGTGAACCAATTTTTTTTCAAGTTTAAAAATATTGCTGCCAGTTTgctaatggctcagtcacatTAGAGTGAACATAGAACTGCAGCTTTTTGTGATGAGGAAACATCGATGGCTGCTCAGAAACTGCACTGAATGTTTGGTGACCGATTGCAAGTAGTTGCAATCAGTATGAGTGCGTGCACTGATAAGAGTGATTCATCAGGGACACCTCTCTTTGCAGTGTGGGACTCAACTCAAATGGCTGCATTCTACCTATGCTCAGATATAAAAACAAGGTTGTTGAGCGCCCTCTGCAGTTGTCCACAAATAGTGACATTGTTACACTGCAGTAACTATGTCACTATTTATGGAAgaatttctctctttctctttaaaaTGTGTGAGATTCTGTCTCTGCTCTGAATGTGAGTTAATATGAGGACAAATTTGATGCATCTATAACTAATATAATATTAGCAAGAAGTTTTGCACGAATCTTATTGGAAAGTATATCTTTCACCTGGAACGTTTTAAGGAAGATTTGTGATGGTGGGTAaggttttattttacttttctttatttgatGACTTTGGATGGAATGAGCCATATACAGTCCAGGCCCACCACCAATGCATTTGTGTCGATGACAATGCTTCTGTAGTcctattcaattcagtttcatttatacatcgccaaatcacaacagtcacctcaagatgcactatattgtaaggtagagaccctacaataatacagggaAAAACCTAACAATCAAGCAACACCCTTAGAGAAAGCACATGACAAcattgggaaggaaaaactctaaatttacctccagcagaaccaggctcagggagaagcAGCTATAAGCTGCTACCAGTCGGAGTAAAGGAAGGAACATAGGACAAAatacacactgtggaagagagccagtgattaataattaataatgaaGGTCAGCACattaactaatgattaaatgcaaaatgaagaagaaacacagtgCATCAAGCCCCAAGCAGCCTCGACCTATTGCAgggtaactaagggaggattcagggtcagctgttccagccctaactatatgctttatcaaaaagctTCAAGCTTAAAGTCTTAAGCCTAATCATAAAAGTTGTCTCCCATATCCAAATTGGGAGAtgtttccacagaagagggcccTGGAAACCGAAGGCTCTGCTTTCCATTCAATATCATAGGGAAGAGCAAATTACTCTATTGGGGTGATACGGTAATCtaaggtctttaagataagataaggcctgattattcaagacatTGTATGTGActagaaggattttaaattcaatttagGACTCAGCAGGGGGCCCATGAAGCAAAGCCAGTATGGGTGAAATATGGGTGCGCTTTCCCCATCAGTACTctcgctgcagcattttggaacTGAGGGACCTTTAAGGACATCTTTATAATAATCAATTACAGTAGGCCAGCagaagtaataaatatgtgaactagtttttcagcatcactctgagacataGAGATATTATTTAGAGATATTGTGCAAATGCAAGAAAGCACCCAGCACCCACTGGTCGTTTAATGTTACTACAGAAGTATGACGTGTTTCATTGTCATTGTTGTTATTTTACCCTCTCATggatgaattatgacaacctcaatcaggatttttttcttaagtatcttttttcaccttttcatacataaagataaataaaaagaacaaaatcctgattgaggttgtcataattcatgcatgaaagggttaatatACACACTGTTGGACTTGTAAATTCTTTCCAGTGTTGTTGGAAGCCAAGGTAATGCATCCAGACCaagtatctggttagacaccgtgtttctaagatttttaggacTGAGTGCAATAACCTCAGAATTCACAAGCAgtcagtcatccaggtctttatgtctttaagacattcctgcagtttaactaactggtgaaaatgtatgctgtgCCTTTTGATAATACTACCTAAGGAAAACAGAACAGAACCCCGGTGGAACTCCACTGATCATCGTGAGATCAGTGAGCTCAGGTTGTTACATGCAAGGTACTGATTTCCATTCAAACAAAGTGACAACATTTTACTGTGCAAGAAAAACTTTATTGAAATACAGATTTAAAAGAAACAGTTCAGTTAAAAGGCACTGAGGTAACaatgctttttaaaagatgTCATTTAATCTAAAGTGCAAATGCTGCAGTTAATTAAGCATTAGTTAGGAAGAAAACATTCTCCACTCATTTTCTCCATTAGTAGTATGACTTTGTGGGGATACTGCTTCAACAGAACAAAAGGATGAGGAGGAGTCACAGGCTGACACACTGATTTGCTTCCATTCGTGGCCACCGTGTGGTCACTTCATAATGCCAGGCCAGCTGGAAATAAAAATTGGTAGGTGCTCCATCTCCATCATAAGGTCAGACAACAGCCTGCAGCTCCCCTTCCTATACTTTAAATCTGTTAACCTTTAAGGCTACTATTTAACAATCCTCCATAGTGTAGAGGTTTGCACATGTGcataaacaagcaaaagatcTCCTGGCATAatcccaggaggagacacaaacttctttggggttgcatcaggaaggacatccagcataaaacacatttaaacatggGGAGTGGCCCACTGTGGTAACCCCTTGAGAATAAGGCAACAGCTGAAAGCAGCTTTAATTTATACATACACACTGAGAAACGGAGCAAGAAGGTcaatttttatgtgtttttgtaccTTATAACTCCTCCTTATCCTCGTGTTCCAAAACTAATCAGCAGGTGGGAATATAGTACCATGTATAATTCTATAGGCAATACAAGCTTTCAGAACAATCTCCCCACAGAGTCAGGCTGGACACCCACTCTTCAGCACATCTCTGGTTGCATCTTTGCTGCCCGGCAGCGCAGGACTTTCAGGAAGCTGTCAATCTTGTGAGAGTCCCGACGGAGGCAGGACAGCAGAAAGTTGAAGTTGATCAACTTGGTGATCTTGTCATGGCCGAGGTTGGTGCCTCCTCGGTAGGGCAGTGAAGTGATGGCCTGAGCAGGTGAACCCATCTGGACACGAACAGAGGCCGggaaaaatcattttaatggTACATTTTGTATTTGCACTGTAAATGgaaataactttttattttcCCCACAAAGCTCCTGCAGCCATTTCTTACACACCTTACTAGATAGTACATCCAGGCCATCCTTGAGACTTTTGGAGTACTGCTGCATCTCCTGGATCTTGTTGAATATGGTGCTTTGTGCTGGGTGAGGCAGGGTACTAGCGGAGGAGGACAGGACTACGAGAGGGTCTGACCAGGCTTGGAGGAGGGAGCGAGCCAGGGACATCAAATCTGACTCCTGGACAAAAATAGAAACAATACCACAAGAAGGTGAAGATGTTTGAGGGAAAACAGAAGCAGTTTGCAGATATGTGTCAGTTAGATAcagatttcttacttttgtcTAACTAAAGTTAAAATGGGGGCtggggacttcccatgatgcactcttcaatctctgtgtgtttatacatcactctgcatttaatcattagcaaTTATAAATCTCAGGCTCTCTTCcaaagtgtgtcttttgtcctgtctacCTCCCATTACCCCAAATTCATCTTAGCGGAACCTCAGGCTGGTTCTGCGAAagatttcttcctgtaaaaagggagtttttccttcccacagtcacAAAGAGGGAGATCTGATTGTCGTGGTTTTTTCTCTctagtctttaccttacaatataaagcacctaaAGGCAATGTGTTGTGATTTTGCTCTATCCAAATACAACAGATCTCATTGAAAAAAAATTTCTCATTAGCTTTTGTAGACAGTCAAATTCACACAGTCAGTCTCAAAGTACTCCTTAAATGAGTAACTGCTTAAAGGGGTCTCTGGAATATAATCTATTTTGTGAGCTTGCAAGGTTGACATCCAATGTGATGTATAAGAGAGAGTGGGGAAGGTGTTGAAAACAATACTGAATTATATGTAGTTAAAGCACATGGAAGCAAAGAATAATGTTAATACTGGAGTAAAAGCACTTACTGACACTTGAAGTGCTTGGTCCTTGTCAATGGGCGTCTGTAGAGAGGAGGTGTGGCACATTGCAGGCCGCGGCATGATCACCCTGCCTATAGGAGGGAAGTGAGAGTCCTGGGAGGGACAGAAGCTGAGCGTTATTCTCTTTGAATAAGACAACAAACAGATTTTTCTCTGTCATGGAACATAAGGATGCAGAATGCTTTTACTCAACAGAAAGGCTTTCAATCCCGACTTGTCAGGACATTAAGTGAATATTGTCTTGCTCGAATAGATCAGTTAAAATTGTTTGCTATAACTCAGTACATGTTCCTGAAAATGAGGCAGGTTGAAGCAGACCCACTGCACTGCATGTCAAGCTGATAAGGAAGCTTCGCTGATCAGGGTTTAAACAGGAAGTTTATCTTTTTTATGTTTGGGGAGACTGTGACATTTCATTTacagtgcaaacacacacacaaaaacaggtaCAGACCAGCTCCTGGGTGAGCGTCGTGCTGAGAGAGTGCAGTTTGTCAGAGTGCTGAGAGGCTCGCTCGAACAGTTCGTTGATGGGGACGGCTCTGCACATTGCCACCACACACAACACTGTGAAGCATGAAAAGATGAGCAGAGGCAGAGTCAGAGAAAGCAGCTGCAGGGACACAGTTTGGTGTCCTTTGggcttttttcctctttatctCCTTTTATCAATTTATCGGGGGGGCTGGGTGGAATGTGAGCATCACTCAACAGGTACAACTGtcatgtttttatcttttttgtttGAGTTGAAATATTCTGACCTGCTTTGAATCTATAAAAGGTGTgcattatttatataaattaaatttgtttttaatcataaatatgaatattatGCTAGGTCCGTATAATAGCGTAGCTTGCATTAACCACAAATAACTGATTTTCAATCTGGCTTTAGTCAACACAAAAGTGCCATCATCAGTGCAGCCATAATAGTTATTAGGCTGATTTAATTCAAAATCTTATGCActgaaaaatacattaaaaatacattattatGGCTTTCTAACTgctaatataataaataaataaaaacaactctGGTGCAATCGATTTTAACTGTAACTTTTTTAatccctttcaaaataaaacaaaactaaaaataataataaaatatttaataattactACAACACATTGAATAATAATCAGTAACAATTAGTGAAAAAAGTATATTAGTGAATGAATTTTTACATGTCATATAATTTTATTGAAAGCTAATCTAAATTTGATATATATAGGGCAAAGAAATGATCAGACCCCTGCAATAAACAATGTTATTAGGatgacatttacatttaatataTGCAATACAGATGCATATATTGGTGCACTCAGAAGTTTGGTTGTCAGTGCTGGTGAGCAAACTTGTAACAATGTTTCTAAATATAACCAAATATTACAAATTTGTATCTTGTTGGTACAAAACTGTAGAACCTCAGGTCTGAACATTTAGATTCTCATACATGCAGATTTGAATTtctaacattttcttttaaagcaaATGATCCATTCTAAGCGTCGTGGACTGCCCTGCACAAATCAGTTTTCAGAGGTAAATCGGATACGCTGAGCTCACCTGTCATGAAGAGGTTGGTTCCACTGGTTCTTCTCTGAGCCATCTCTCTTCTATTTCTGTCCGTTAGCTGTTGCTTCTTCTCCTCGtcgctttttcttcttcttggtccATCTTACCTCCATTTTATAGTTCCTTGGCTCCAGTCGTTTGGTTATGCAGGAGCAGGGTGACTGTGTGCTAATTATCAAGAACTTGCTGGAACCAGTTTATAATGAGAAACATGGTGGAGGGGCTTTGAATGGATGCAACAGGATGCAGTCACAGGTTgataaggtgtgtgtgtgtgtgtgtgtgtgtgtgtgtgtgtgtgtgtgcgtgcgtgcgtgtgtgtgaggcGTGAAGgtggaaaatgttttttcctgATTCTGATTGAGTGGATGAATAAAAATGCTCACATAAAGTTTTGTAAAAGTGTGCAGGTTTCACTTGACTGACCAACAGGTTTCCCCACAGGACACGAAAACTCTAACACATCTTTAAGTTTAAGTTTTAAGTTTTTAAACTCACAATTCTCATTAAATGATCTGAATAATTTGAAATAAGTCaaagaaaaaatgcaaatcTGCAGTTTAAATAAGCAAGATGAACTGTGCAAACAGTTTGTAAGTTGATCgttaagcttttaaaaaatgatgttACTGTTGCAATGAAACTTTACAAGTAACAAATattcataaaaaaatgaaaatatttttatgaataaaataattacaataaCTTAGCTGAAGTGACTCAATCAGCACATAAAACTTAGAGCAGAGTTAGACCTTGCTCGTCACACCTGCAAACAAATTTTGCAAAATACAGGCAGGACAGAGGGAGGACTTCAGTGGAGGCATCTGCTggacagacacagaaacacacacacacacacacacacacacacacacacacacacacacacacacacacacactcatccccCATTCCTTCCCCAGGTGCATCAGGGATGTCAGGCCCAAACTAGCAACAGGAGGTAAAAGAAAGCAGGAGGGAAAACAAA contains these protein-coding regions:
- the prl gene encoding prolactin precursor (The RefSeq protein has 2 substitutions compared to this genomic sequence) — translated: MRQRRTSGTNLFMTVLCVVAMCRAVPINELFERASQHSDKLHSLSSTLTQELDSHFPPIGRVIMPRPAMCHTSSLQTPIDKDQALQVSESDLMSLARSLLQAWSDPLVVLSSSASTLPHPAQSTIFNKIQEMQQYSKSLKDGLDVLSSKMGSPAQAITSLPYRGGTNLGHDKITKLINFNFLLSCLRRDSHKIDSFLKVLRCRAAKMQPEMC